A DNA window from Danio aesculapii chromosome 1, fDanAes4.1, whole genome shotgun sequence contains the following coding sequences:
- the LOC130221748 gene encoding uncharacterized protein LOC130221748 codes for MVRKLNEVSHLRNTGFGRPRPRHGLKLLHWFANECLIFDNNNNMFTECDPADGDFGFHLFKNRSDEYGNKLLPNNNVLYYVVGNLNSAGAEDLPESVTEDKYTGEDDSNTDRIIVSLHDDCEFDEVYISQHQDRSNYDPNNTYQITKGLLMIIKRMRLEDFLQKMGYYPYTQPIYLMPYINIRPETTNTAGPETVITVPSRDPPHYEAPAAQNSETIITMGEETPTKNPSEYLPKKKSVCERLCTIL; via the coding sequence ATGGTGAGAAAACTAAATGAAGTTTCCCATCTGAGGAACACGGGGTTCGGCCGGCCGAGGCCCAGACACGGACTCAAACTCCTGCACTGGTTTGCCAATGAATGCCTTATTTTtgacaataacaacaacatgTTCACTGAATGTGACCCAGCTGATGGAGATTTTGGGTTTCACCTGTTTAAGAACAGATCTGATGAATATGGGAATAAACTTCTCCCAAATAACAATGTTCTTTATTATGTGGTCGGCAATCTCAATTCAGCAGGAGCTGAAGACCTTCCTGAATCAGTCACAGAAGACAAATATACTGGCGAGGACGACAGCAACACAGACCGCATCATTGTCAGTCTCCATGATGATTGTGAGTTTGACGAAGTTTATATAAGTCAACACCAGGACCGATCGAACTACGACCCAAATAACACTTACCAAATCACCAAAGGCCTTCTCATGATCATCAAGAGGATGAGATTAGAGGACTTTCTGCAGAAGATGGGTTATTATCCATACACACAGCCAATATATCTAATGCCTTATATCAACATCAGACCTGAAACTACAAATACAGCAGGTCCAGAGACTGTGATCACTGTACCATCCAGAGATCCTCCACACTATGAGGCTCCTGCAGCACAGAACAGTGAAACCATCATCACGATGGGAGAGGAAACACCTACGAAAAACCCCTCAGAGTACTTACCCAAGAAGAAGAGCGTCTGTGAGAGACTCTGCACCATACTTTAA